The Candidatus Eisenbacteria bacterium genome includes a region encoding these proteins:
- a CDS encoding BamA/TamA family outer membrane protein, translated as MPFWILPVTAQKSLPTNIEFEGGDNDIRKKIRDILSVQRAGPFDSKEAVSRREALLHLMVREGYWGAEIRGPWTENDQVNWRVAPGPVWSLTAVHIVTIKPDSLPIDWFPRKDRIRHDLEQVYRIKSEAFLKSADDLLSFWDDHGHPFASVSFVQPVMKDGQLSVTLEVDPGPLVFVKEVDFRGSHHTRPEFLKRVIRASADLDEPYDERHWKRGTGRLQSLGLFAGIYGPRLELIPAEAAAGSLSSRVVYQIEAAAYNQFEAVAGYSGQNRTLSGIIHINLGNLFGTGRSFGLMWERREKDHTGFNLRYDEPSLWKLPLRWYAEVAHFLEDTLYTRTDFKSAVSWEMDDNLWLDVGYRHEKNVAAESLGGKNSRSSSLFGLRWEGLGGDPDREKGLSAGLSYSTGKSQSSRDGLGEETVHEIMMKGEGRHPLPFLGVGRLLIQSSSRILKNPIPMYETYLIGGSRTLRGYREEAFRVIRYGVFQMEVGPRLGPGGARWLVFLDTAIISPWAREDGILGSKGPLETHGSYGIGIRSLSRRGLVCIDYGVPWGEDPTAGRLHLSFNAPF; from the coding sequence ATGCCTTTCTGGATCCTGCCGGTGACCGCGCAGAAATCACTTCCGACGAACATTGAGTTCGAGGGGGGCGATAACGACATCCGCAAAAAAATCCGGGATATTCTCTCCGTTCAAAGGGCCGGACCGTTTGATTCCAAGGAAGCTGTTAGCCGGAGAGAGGCTCTGCTTCATCTTATGGTCCGTGAGGGGTATTGGGGGGCTGAGATCAGAGGGCCCTGGACCGAAAATGATCAAGTGAATTGGCGTGTTGCACCCGGCCCGGTATGGTCGCTTACCGCTGTTCATATCGTGACGATCAAACCGGATTCACTGCCCATTGACTGGTTTCCAAGGAAAGATCGTATCCGTCATGATTTGGAGCAGGTCTACCGCATCAAGAGCGAGGCCTTCCTTAAGTCTGCTGATGATCTCCTATCCTTCTGGGATGATCACGGCCACCCTTTTGCGTCGGTTTCTTTTGTTCAGCCCGTTATGAAGGATGGTCAGCTGTCGGTGACGCTCGAGGTTGACCCAGGTCCTCTGGTTTTTGTGAAAGAGGTTGACTTTCGGGGGAGTCACCATACGCGTCCGGAATTTTTGAAGAGAGTGATACGGGCCTCTGCTGATCTCGACGAGCCATATGATGAGCGCCATTGGAAAAGGGGCACCGGCCGGCTTCAATCGCTGGGGCTTTTTGCGGGGATTTACGGCCCGCGTTTGGAACTGATCCCGGCGGAAGCGGCAGCCGGAAGCCTTTCCTCGCGGGTTGTCTATCAAATCGAAGCGGCCGCCTACAATCAATTCGAGGCGGTTGCCGGCTATTCGGGTCAGAACCGGACTCTGTCAGGAATTATACATATCAACTTGGGAAATCTCTTCGGCACGGGTCGTTCCTTTGGCTTGATGTGGGAGCGCCGGGAAAAAGACCACACGGGTTTTAATCTGAGATATGACGAACCGTCCCTCTGGAAGCTTCCTTTACGGTGGTATGCCGAGGTAGCCCATTTTTTAGAGGATACTCTATATACCCGCACCGATTTTAAAAGCGCCGTCTCTTGGGAAATGGACGATAATCTGTGGCTGGATGTCGGTTACCGGCATGAAAAAAATGTCGCTGCTGAATCGCTCGGTGGGAAAAACTCCCGATCCTCCTCTCTTTTTGGCCTGCGATGGGAGGGATTGGGGGGTGATCCCGATAGGGAAAAGGGACTCTCAGCCGGTTTATCCTATTCGACGGGAAAATCACAATCTTCCAGGGATGGTTTGGGGGAAGAGACGGTCCATGAGATCATGATGAAGGGTGAAGGCCGGCATCCCCTTCCTTTTTTGGGCGTCGGCCGTCTTTTGATTCAAAGTTCCAGCCGGATCCTCAAGAACCCGATTCCGATGTACGAGACCTATCTTATTGGGGGATCCCGGACGCTCCGAGGGTATCGTGAGGAAGCCTTTCGAGTTATCCGCTATGGTGTCTTTCAGATGGAAGTGGGTCCGCGGTTGGGTCCCGGGGGGGCGCGATGGCTCGTTTTTCTGGACACGGCCATCATCTCTCCTTGGGCGAGGGAGGATGGGATCCTGGGCTCGAAAGGCCCTCTCGAGACACACGGATCCTACGGGATTGGGATCAGATCCCTTTCACGGCGGGGTCTGGTTTGTATAGACTATGGTGTGCCCTGGGGGGAAGATCCCACGGCGGGGCGCCTGCATCTCTCTTTTAATGCTCCCTTCTAG
- a CDS encoding peptidyl-prolyl cis-trans isomerase, whose translation MMKPNNIGVPWHHGVILAGAAILVVFLAACGGGGNDPIVIKMEGKEIPLSIVISEFNRVNGDESYDGATPGERLAFAQTLAHKEVVLSEAHKMVKGPSKVAQVQIRRYKERRILGAFWGNAMSENAISPDSLAFYRNLFGQERLISRIQVGTTELAQELIGRIQNGESFESLAREYSSDTESRDSGGRVGWIQYDSDGWQAMAPVIFTEIQKGEFSRMPLSTLTGYHIIRVDDIRMRESSPEKEKQWEAAAIQLYNQNLQRSIRDKMLQSRSFLMNDDALRIIRRGFYAFWDSLNAIQTTVGGVEYRELDPPGDKYFNSEELSTTLFTYTNRGWSIADFLESLNYCDLEFWPNKSPTVEATALYVRRRMFRWFAVEECEERGWDKDAYVVDAVDRYTERMLLDDYHTQVLAKEVAPTDEEIRVYYEAHKADFLKHDMVDFGCILYPAGEKERAQRATGRLRQGHTWESVGQEESVILPDVRFIPATGLTQGDAFPEFAHVAKQLVDSGKLPLNTYSDPVEVVGTWAVFRVTSRVPGEPLAWEVAKIFTTKMLVDEGVDRLLATKLPLLCKAYKLEINEEPLKEAAS comes from the coding sequence ATGATGAAGCCAAACAATATAGGGGTTCCTTGGCATCACGGTGTCATTCTTGCGGGAGCCGCCATTCTTGTGGTTTTTCTCGCTGCATGTGGCGGGGGTGGGAATGATCCCATTGTGATAAAGATGGAGGGGAAGGAAATTCCTCTATCTATTGTCATCAGTGAATTCAACCGCGTTAACGGGGACGAAAGTTATGACGGGGCGACGCCGGGTGAGCGGCTTGCCTTTGCGCAAACTCTGGCCCACAAGGAAGTTGTGCTGAGTGAAGCGCACAAAATGGTAAAGGGGCCGTCAAAAGTAGCGCAGGTACAAATCCGCCGTTATAAGGAACGCCGGATCCTGGGAGCCTTTTGGGGAAATGCGATGAGTGAGAATGCCATCTCCCCGGACTCCTTGGCGTTTTATCGAAATCTCTTCGGCCAAGAGAGGCTTATCAGCCGGATTCAGGTCGGGACCACTGAATTGGCCCAGGAATTGATAGGGCGGATTCAAAATGGGGAGAGTTTCGAAAGCTTGGCGCGGGAATACTCCAGCGATACCGAGAGCCGGGACAGCGGTGGTCGCGTCGGCTGGATCCAATATGACAGCGATGGGTGGCAGGCGATGGCCCCTGTCATTTTTACAGAGATTCAGAAAGGTGAATTTTCAAGAATGCCCCTCTCAACCTTGACGGGCTATCACATTATACGCGTCGATGATATTCGTATGCGCGAGTCTTCACCAGAAAAGGAAAAGCAGTGGGAAGCCGCGGCCATCCAATTGTACAATCAGAATCTTCAGCGGAGCATTCGGGATAAGATGCTTCAATCCCGGAGTTTTCTCATGAATGATGATGCGCTCCGTATTATTCGGCGCGGCTTCTACGCATTCTGGGATTCATTGAATGCAATTCAGACAACAGTAGGCGGAGTTGAATATAGGGAACTTGATCCGCCGGGGGACAAATATTTTAATTCGGAAGAACTTTCAACAACCCTGTTTACCTACACTAACAGAGGTTGGTCGATCGCAGATTTTCTGGAGTCGCTCAATTACTGCGACTTGGAATTCTGGCCGAATAAATCTCCGACGGTGGAAGCAACGGCGCTCTATGTGAGAAGAAGAATGTTCCGCTGGTTCGCTGTTGAGGAATGCGAAGAGAGAGGCTGGGACAAGGATGCCTATGTTGTTGATGCCGTCGATCGGTACACCGAGAGAATGCTCCTCGATGATTATCACACGCAGGTTTTGGCCAAAGAGGTGGCGCCCACGGATGAGGAGATAAGGGTCTACTATGAGGCGCATAAAGCAGACTTTCTAAAACACGATATGGTTGATTTCGGCTGCATCCTCTATCCCGCGGGGGAAAAGGAACGGGCGCAAAGGGCAACAGGCCGCCTCCGCCAGGGACACACCTGGGAAAGTGTCGGACAAGAGGAATCGGTCATTCTGCCGGATGTCCGCTTCATTCCGGCGACAGGATTGACGCAGGGGGATGCGTTCCCCGAATTCGCCCATGTGGCCAAGCAATTGGTCGATTCAGGAAAGCTGCCGCTGAATACCTATAGTGATCCGGTGGAGGTCGTCGGAACATGGGCTGTTTTCCGGGTCACCTCGCGGGTGCCGGGAGAACCGCTGGCATGGGAGGTGGCAAAGATCTTTACCACCAAGATGCTGGTAGATGAAGGTGTTGACCGGCTGCTGGCGACGAAATTGCCCCTCCTCTGCAAAGCATATAAATTGGAGATCAATGAGGAACCTCTCAAAGAAGCCGCTTCCTAA
- the ligA gene encoding NAD-dependent DNA ligase LigA, with protein MADAEIRRRLEELRRQIHHHNRLYYVENQPILSDREFDRLLDELIHLESENPDLYDPSSPTQRVGGKPLEGFESIRHAVPMLSLNNTYNEGDLIEFDVRVRRFLGQQEPGPYAIELKIDGIGIALHYDKGRFQTGVTRGDGTQGDNVTENLRTIRSLPLVLSQSRSGHSAIPPQLEVRGEVFFRRSAFETLNAERLQRQEKPFANPRNACAGTLKLLDPSLAARRPMDLIVYTFVGAGNHGFASHIESLLWLKSIGFPVNPLLERAASIQEVIRLWRDWDVQRQKLDYETDGLVVKIDHLDIQQSLGFTAKSPRWAIAAKFDTSEAITRIKDIVLQVGRTGTVTPVADLEPVALLGTTIHRASLHNADEIQRLDVRVGDTVAVEKGGEIIPKVTRVLIDRRSGLEKPYTFPRNCPICKELLSREEGEVAVRCTNDFCPAQRKRRILHFASRAAMDIEGCGTAVVDQLVDAGLVNDASDLYILDPADLMSLPGFAEKSALNLVEAIRKSRRPDLHRFLFALGIRHVGAGAAKILAAKYKSLKMIQKAGLEDLEDLENIGKVMASSIHDYFNNDRSLAYLKRLNERGVKPKIVEGRKDEKATPFSGKAVVLTGTLSTLTREEAKTAIENAGGRIVSTVSSRTDFVFAGEKPGSKIRKAHDLGLSVRSEDDLREMLGLPVRKRLL; from the coding sequence ATGGCCGACGCCGAAATCCGAAGGCGGTTAGAAGAGCTCCGCCGACAGATACACCATCACAACCGGCTCTATTATGTGGAAAACCAGCCGATTCTCAGCGACCGGGAGTTCGACCGCCTCCTGGATGAGTTGATCCACCTTGAATCGGAGAATCCGGATCTGTACGATCCTTCGAGTCCGACTCAAAGGGTCGGCGGCAAACCCCTTGAAGGCTTTGAATCCATCCGGCATGCGGTGCCGATGCTCAGCCTCAATAATACCTATAATGAAGGGGATCTCATCGAGTTTGATGTGAGGGTTCGCCGGTTTCTCGGACAACAGGAACCGGGTCCTTACGCCATCGAATTGAAGATCGACGGTATCGGCATCGCGCTGCATTACGATAAAGGTCGTTTTCAAACCGGCGTGACCCGCGGTGATGGCACACAAGGTGATAACGTCACCGAGAATCTCCGCACCATCCGCTCCCTTCCCCTGGTTCTCTCACAATCTCGGTCTGGACATTCGGCCATCCCACCGCAGCTCGAGGTTCGTGGGGAGGTCTTTTTCCGCCGCTCGGCCTTCGAAACCCTCAATGCCGAGCGCCTTCAACGGCAGGAAAAGCCTTTTGCCAATCCACGCAACGCTTGTGCGGGAACTCTCAAACTCCTCGATCCAAGTCTGGCCGCACGCCGCCCGATGGATCTCATCGTTTATACATTCGTTGGGGCCGGCAACCACGGATTTGCCAGCCATATTGAAAGCTTGCTCTGGCTTAAGTCCATCGGCTTTCCCGTAAATCCGCTTCTTGAGCGCGCCGCATCGATTCAGGAGGTCATCCGTCTTTGGCGTGACTGGGATGTCCAACGGCAGAAACTCGACTATGAAACCGATGGACTGGTCGTCAAGATCGATCATTTGGATATCCAGCAATCGTTGGGATTCACGGCGAAATCGCCGCGCTGGGCCATTGCCGCCAAATTCGATACGAGCGAGGCGATCACGCGGATCAAGGATATCGTACTGCAGGTTGGCCGGACCGGAACGGTAACGCCGGTCGCCGATTTGGAACCGGTGGCGCTTCTCGGTACAACGATACATCGCGCATCGCTGCACAATGCCGATGAGATTCAACGTCTCGATGTCCGCGTCGGTGATACCGTTGCGGTGGAAAAGGGGGGTGAAATCATCCCCAAAGTGACGCGCGTCCTCATCGATAGAAGAAGCGGATTGGAAAAGCCCTACACTTTTCCCAGGAATTGTCCAATCTGTAAGGAGCTTCTCTCAAGAGAAGAGGGTGAAGTCGCGGTTCGTTGCACCAACGATTTTTGTCCCGCGCAGAGAAAACGTCGCATTCTTCACTTCGCTTCCCGTGCTGCGATGGATATTGAAGGGTGCGGTACCGCGGTTGTTGATCAATTAGTTGATGCCGGACTTGTCAATGACGCATCCGATCTTTATATCCTCGATCCTGCCGACCTGATGTCACTTCCTGGATTCGCAGAGAAATCGGCGCTGAATCTCGTTGAAGCGATCCGGAAAAGCCGGCGGCCGGATCTTCACCGTTTTCTCTTTGCATTAGGAATACGCCATGTCGGGGCCGGCGCAGCAAAGATATTGGCCGCAAAGTATAAATCATTGAAAATGATCCAGAAGGCCGGGTTGGAAGATCTCGAAGACTTGGAAAATATCGGCAAGGTGATGGCCAGCAGTATTCATGACTACTTCAACAATGATCGGAGCCTAGCCTATCTGAAGAGACTCAATGAACGCGGTGTCAAACCAAAGATTGTCGAAGGGCGCAAAGACGAGAAAGCCACTCCCTTCTCAGGGAAAGCCGTTGTCTTGACTGGAACTCTTTCAACATTGACCCGGGAAGAGGCCAAAACCGCCATCGAGAATGCGGGAGGGCGTATTGTCTCGACCGTGAGTTCCCGAACCGATTTTGTTTTCGCCGGAGAGAAGCCGGGATCAAAAATCCGAAAGGCCCATGATCTGGGCCTTTCGGTGCGCTCTGAAGACGATCTCAGAGAAATGCTCGGACTCCCCGTTAGGAAGCGGCTTCTTTGA
- a CDS encoding glycosyltransferase family 2 protein produces MRAQRVVIIMPARNESQRISKVLEQLRAALPQAMPVVIDDASADDTADVALSFGARVLHLPVHLGYGGALQTGYRFAARLGADIVIQMDADGQHDPVSGPDLLEHLLEQHLDLVIGSRFHPDGPSYTLSPLRKIGMGALRWMAKQLLHTPISDPTSGYQALSRRLVDFYADWEGFPSDAPDADVLVWISRCGFRIGEVPVIMHPRTGGHSMHGGFEPIIYALKMGLALPLSASRAIRPQSSEDPRGGIAE; encoded by the coding sequence ATGAGAGCGCAGCGCGTCGTGATCATCATGCCGGCTCGGAATGAATCGCAGCGGATATCCAAAGTTTTGGAACAGCTTCGGGCGGCGTTGCCACAAGCGATGCCGGTCGTTATTGATGATGCTTCAGCGGATGACACGGCTGATGTTGCCCTCTCATTTGGCGCCCGCGTTCTTCATTTGCCGGTACATCTCGGTTATGGCGGGGCGCTGCAAACCGGGTACAGGTTCGCCGCCCGGTTGGGCGCCGATATCGTGATCCAGATGGATGCGGACGGCCAGCATGATCCGGTTTCGGGGCCCGACCTTCTGGAGCATCTGCTGGAGCAGCATTTGGATCTCGTCATCGGATCAAGATTTCACCCGGATGGCCCGAGTTACACTCTTTCACCGCTTCGGAAAATCGGGATGGGGGCTCTGCGATGGATGGCCAAGCAGTTGCTGCACACGCCGATTTCGGATCCGACATCCGGGTATCAGGCCCTTTCGCGGCGGCTGGTCGATTTTTATGCCGATTGGGAGGGATTCCCATCGGATGCCCCGGATGCCGATGTTCTCGTCTGGATTTCACGATGCGGGTTTCGGATCGGCGAGGTGCCTGTTATTATGCATCCCCGAACCGGGGGTCATTCCATGCATGGGGGATTCGAGCCGATTATCTACGCGCTCAAAATGGGGTTGGCCCTGCCTCTGTCCGCCAGCCGGGCCATCCGGCCTCAATCATCTGAAGATCCTAGGGGCGGAATCGCCGAGTGA
- a CDS encoding DUF2304 domain-containing protein, whose amino-acid sequence MEPQARVFVILLSFLVVLVVVRQLRRWNLGLEVSILWLSVAFGGLLLAVAQKLADRVSHWIGIQYPPALFFLISLVGGLFILLRMSSTMAKLEHQNQKLAQEIAILKHEVESSGRQPGGKVD is encoded by the coding sequence ATGGAGCCGCAAGCGCGCGTCTTCGTCATCCTGCTGAGTTTTTTAGTTGTTCTGGTTGTGGTACGCCAATTGCGGCGTTGGAATTTAGGGCTGGAAGTGTCGATTCTCTGGCTTTCCGTTGCCTTTGGGGGGCTCCTTCTCGCTGTGGCGCAGAAGCTGGCCGACCGCGTCTCCCATTGGATCGGTATACAATATCCACCGGCCCTCTTTTTTCTAATAAGTTTGGTCGGAGGGCTGTTCATCCTGCTTCGAATGTCATCCACCATGGCGAAGCTGGAACATCAGAATCAGAAGCTGGCGCAGGAGATCGCGATATTGAAACATGAAGTGGAATCCAGCGGGCGACAACCGGGGGGCAAAGTAGATTGA